The following nucleotide sequence is from Phycisphaera sp..
GGCGAATCGACGGGTGCCCGCGCGGGCGCAATGGCCAGCGACTACCGCAAGCTGGCTCGCTGCCGAACGCTCGAGGAGCGTGTCGCCGAGATCGACGCCGTGACGCTGCCCGCCCTGCGCGAGCACCTGGCCAGCTTCGATCGCGGCAACGCCACCGTGCTCACGCTGGGCCAGTCGCTGAATAACCAGCCCGTCAAGGCGGAGGCCTGAGCCCATGCACGCCCTGGCCCTGCGCCGGCTCATCGAGCAGACGCTGGTCGTGCTGCTCATCGCGTTCCTGGGCCTGGCGCTCATCTACCCGATCATCCTGACCATCCGCGGCGGGTTCGCGATCGATCCCAGCGGCGACGGCGGATGGACTCTGACCCACGTCCTGCGCGTGTTCCGAGACCCCGTCACGCGCGAGGGGCTGTTCAACGCGTCGTGGATCGCCACCGGAACGACCCTTCTAAGCGCCGCCATCGCCGTGCCCCTGGCGTTGCTGGCCGCCCGCCACCGCTTCCCGCTCAAGGGCGCCTTCAGCGCCATGATCCTGGTGCCTCTGATTCTCCCGCCGTTCGTCGGCGCCATCGGCTTCCGCGCCATCATGGGCCGTGAGGGCATGATCAACACCCTTCTGGGCACCGACTGGGACGTGATGGGCGAGGCCAAGGGCCTGGGCGTCATCATCGTGCAGGCCTTGCACCTGTATCCAATCCTGTACCTCAACGCCACCGCGGCCCTGGCCAATCTCGACCCGGCAATGAACGAGGCCGCCGAGAACCTGGGTGCGGGCCCGTGGCGCCGTTTCACTAGAATCACGCTGCCGCTCATCCGCCCGGGCCTGTTCGCCGGCGGCACGATCGTTTTCATCTGGGCGTTCACCGAGCTGGGCACGCCGCTCATGTTCGACTACGACCGCGTGACGTCCGTCCAGATCTTCTACGGGCTCAGCGAGGTCGAGGGCTCGGCCCGGCCCTACGCGCTCACGTTCGTGCTGCTGGCCGCTTCCCTCCTCGCGTACGCCGCGGGCAAGCTGGCCTTCGGCCGGCGGGGATACGCCATGAGTACCCGCGCCACGCGCGCCAGTAGCGAGGTGACACTCAAGGGTGCCAAGGGCTGGCTGGCGGCGGCGGCGTTCCTAGTGGTCACGATCCTGGCTGTCGCCCCGCACGTCGGCGTCATCCTCATGAGCTTCAGCGGCGTGGGCCAGTGGTACCAGAGCCTGCTGCCCAAGAGCTTCACGATGGCCCACTTCGGCGTGGCCCTGGGCAGCGACGCCGCCTTCCGCTCGATCGCCAACAGCCTGTTCTACTCGGCCCTGGCCGTGCTGCTGAACGTCTCCATCGGTGTGACGGTGGGCTACCTCATCGTGCGCACGCGGGCGGTCGGGCGAAGCGTGCTCGACACGCTATGCATGCTGCCGCTAGCCGTGCCGGGGCTGGTGCTGGCCTTCGGCTTCGTCGCCGTCAGCCTGGCGTGGCCCTTCCGCGGCACGCTCGATCTGGGATTCACCGAGCTCGGTGCGCCGCTCGATGGCGTGGTGTCGGTCGTGGGCGTGAATCCCAACCCCATCCCCCTGCTCGTGCTGGCCTACGCGGTGCGGCGGCTGCCCTACATCGTGCGCGCCGTGGTGGCGGGGCTCGAGCAGACCAGCGGCGAGATGGAAGAGGCCGCCCTGAACCTGGGTGCCTCGCGGATGCGGGCGATCCGAAGCGTGGTGCTGCCGCTCATCGTGGCCAACATCATCGCCGGGGCGCTGCTCGTGTTCGCCTTCAGCATGCTGGAGGTCTCCGACAGCCTGCTTCTCGCCCAGAAGCAGGACGACTGGCCGATCACCCGGGCGATCTATGCCTTCAGCAACCGCCAGGGCGATGGCCCCTACATCGCCAGCGCCATGGGCGTCTGGGGCATGGCCCTGCTGACCGTGACCCTGGTGGGCGCGAGCGCCCTGCTGGGCAAGAAGATGGGGGCGATCTTCAGGGTCTGAGCAGATTCGATAAGTTTGCTGAAACTAACCTGAGCGACTTCCCATATACCAGTGGACGACGAACTCGTGACCTCCCCAACGGAAAAGGAAGATAGTGATGCGACCGAACACCATGCGAACCCGCCTGCTCATCGGCACCTGCCTTGCGAGCGCAATGCTCCTCGCCCAGGGCTGCGTCTTCTCGATCGGAGGCGGCAAGAAGGAGTACATCGTCGAGGACAAAGCGCCGCTCACCTCGGCCCAGCAGGACCGCGCCCCGGTGGTGCGTTCCAAGGCTGACGTGCCCAGCTTCAGCCAGGCCGAGAACGCGCGACTTGGCAAGCTCGGGCCGGACACGACCGTGGAGGCGTTCCGCAAGATCTTCCCCGAGGCCGTCTTCCGCAGCTCACGCAAGCACGACTCGGGCGACGTGCTCATCTACGAGGTCCGCGACCGTCGCGTGTACCGCTTCGAGAGCTCCAACTTTGGCCACATCCACGACGAGCCGGTGTTCTTCCGCTTCGTCCGCGGCACGCTCGAGGGCTGGCACCACTCGCCCAGCGGCGACGACATCCCCCAGCGCTGGCTCGAGATCAACCTGATCGAGACGGGCGACGACGGCTGAGTTCTCGTCCGAACGAGGCCCCGGCGCAAGCCCGGGCTCTTCTCAATTAGTCCGCCATCACGCATCGCCCCTGCGCCCACTGGCGTAGCTGGGCGACTTTTTCGGCCATCGTCACACTGAGCGGTGGGCTGGCCTTGAGCACGCCCAGCAGGC
It contains:
- a CDS encoding iron ABC transporter permease, which codes for MHALALRRLIEQTLVVLLIAFLGLALIYPIILTIRGGFAIDPSGDGGWTLTHVLRVFRDPVTREGLFNASWIATGTTLLSAAIAVPLALLAARHRFPLKGAFSAMILVPLILPPFVGAIGFRAIMGREGMINTLLGTDWDVMGEAKGLGVIIVQALHLYPILYLNATAALANLDPAMNEAAENLGAGPWRRFTRITLPLIRPGLFAGGTIVFIWAFTELGTPLMFDYDRVTSVQIFYGLSEVEGSARPYALTFVLLAASLLAYAAGKLAFGRRGYAMSTRATRASSEVTLKGAKGWLAAAAFLVVTILAVAPHVGVILMSFSGVGQWYQSLLPKSFTMAHFGVALGSDAAFRSIANSLFYSALAVLLNVSIGVTVGYLIVRTRAVGRSVLDTLCMLPLAVPGLVLAFGFVAVSLAWPFRGTLDLGFTELGAPLDGVVSVVGVNPNPIPLLVLAYAVRRLPYIVRAVVAGLEQTSGEMEEAALNLGASRMRAIRSVVLPLIVANIIAGALLVFAFSMLEVSDSLLLAQKQDDWPITRAIYAFSNRQGDGPYIASAMGVWGMALLTVTLVGASALLGKKMGAIFRV